The proteins below are encoded in one region of Halalkalicoccus jeotgali B3:
- a CDS encoding monovalent cation/H+ antiporter subunit D family protein, which translates to MIEQLPVLLIVTPILAATLSLLLGVRYGRAGWSIAALTTTALFGLAVWLATSVFSGGTIVYEVGNFPRPIGIELVADRLSALVVVLVAGVSAGVLAYTRRGGPRGTSFYSAYLLLVGGLLGLSLTGDVFNMFVFLEITGLTTYALIAKGESGESAVAALKYLIIGTVGASLYLIGVGFLFLATGTLNMVDLAASIPAAEGGYANPLVLAAFAFVFVGFAIKIALFPLHTWQPDAYQRAPDGVTALISALVSTVSAYALFRVIYSVFTIEFLVATPHVTEVIVAFGSVSVLAGTALAVIQTEIKRTLAYSSVSQFGLVVLAYGLANETALLGGLVHLLGHAIMKGGLFLAFGVVAAKTGARTVDEYAGLARRAPFAAGTFAVLGLALVGVPPSIGFVGKWYIAVGAVEAGIWPVAVVVFLSTMLTLAYVARLIEKMYFTPPTGDVHAAERAVAADGGAENDAEATTRNPVSAGMLGAAVFAALLVVALGFSGSVFDSLLGPFVKVVLNG; encoded by the coding sequence ATGATTGAACAGCTCCCCGTCCTGTTGATCGTCACCCCGATCCTCGCGGCGACCCTCTCGTTGCTGCTCGGGGTTCGCTACGGTCGGGCGGGCTGGTCGATCGCCGCGCTGACGACGACGGCACTGTTCGGACTCGCGGTGTGGCTCGCTACCAGCGTGTTCTCGGGCGGGACGATCGTCTACGAGGTCGGGAACTTCCCCCGGCCCATCGGGATCGAACTCGTCGCCGACCGGCTCTCGGCGCTCGTGGTCGTGCTCGTGGCCGGCGTCTCGGCGGGCGTACTCGCGTACACCCGCCGGGGCGGCCCGCGAGGTACCAGCTTCTACAGCGCCTACCTCCTGTTGGTGGGCGGGTTGCTCGGGCTCTCGCTGACGGGCGACGTCTTCAACATGTTCGTCTTCCTCGAGATCACGGGACTGACGACCTACGCGTTGATCGCGAAGGGCGAGTCGGGCGAGTCGGCGGTCGCCGCGCTCAAGTACCTGATCATCGGCACGGTCGGGGCTTCGCTGTACCTGATCGGCGTGGGCTTTCTGTTCCTCGCGACGGGCACCCTGAACATGGTCGATCTGGCGGCGTCGATCCCCGCCGCCGAGGGCGGGTACGCGAACCCGCTGGTGCTTGCGGCCTTCGCGTTCGTCTTCGTCGGCTTCGCGATCAAGATCGCGCTGTTTCCCCTTCACACCTGGCAGCCCGACGCCTACCAGCGCGCGCCCGACGGCGTGACGGCGCTGATATCGGCGCTGGTCTCGACGGTGTCGGCCTACGCGCTGTTCCGGGTGATCTACTCGGTGTTCACGATCGAGTTTCTCGTGGCGACCCCCCACGTCACCGAGGTTATCGTCGCGTTCGGATCGGTGAGCGTGCTCGCGGGGACCGCCCTCGCGGTGATCCAAACCGAGATCAAACGCACTCTCGCGTACTCGTCGGTCTCGCAGTTCGGCCTCGTGGTGCTCGCCTACGGACTGGCCAACGAGACGGCGCTTCTGGGTGGACTCGTCCACCTGCTTGGCCACGCGATCATGAAGGGGGGGCTGTTTCTGGCCTTCGGCGTCGTCGCGGCCAAAACTGGCGCCCGGACCGTCGACGAGTACGCCGGTTTGGCACGTCGCGCACCGTTCGCGGCGGGCACGTTCGCGGTGCTCGGCCTCGCGCTGGTCGGCGTCCCGCCCTCGATCGGCTTCGTCGGCAAGTGGTACATCGCCGTCGGGGCGGTCGAGGCGGGGATCTGGCCCGTCGCGGTCGTGGTCTTCCTGAGCACGATGTTGACGCTCGCGTACGTCGCGCGGCTGATCGAGAAGATGTACTTCACGCCGCCCACAGGGGACGTCCACGCCGCCGAGCGCGCGGTCGCGGCCGACGGTGGCGCGGAGAACGACGCCGAGGCCACCACCCGGAACCCGGTCTCGGCGGGGATGCTCGGCGCTGCGGTGTTCGCGGCGCTTCTCGTCGTGGCGCTCGGTTTCTCGGGAAGCGTCTTCGACTCGCTGCTCGGTCCGTTCGTCAAGGTGGTTCTCAATGGTTGA
- a CDS encoding Na(+)/H(+) antiporter subunit D translates to MTPVDLLASVPPALVVLFAALLVTLFPRTAGYAVSALATIYVFVVSLVVPPGEYLPVVFLGFDAQLLLVDDFSRLLGLGFGFLGTAAVAYAASSGLPKSSMALVMSYVASVAGVIFAGDWLTILFFWELMAVTSTLVVWVYGGDAVRAGFRYAIAHGTGGVLLIWAVAWHYVETGSLALEGGIAPGAPALLAALGVGINCAFIGLHTWLPDTYPRPHIAASVFLSVFTTKSSAYVLYQAFPDGHLYLAYMGGLMAVYGATFALLQHDMRALLSYHIQAQLGYIVAGIGIGSAIGVAGAMAHLFNNILFKALLFMAVGVIIYRTGEEDLYELGGLWREMPLTALGYLFGALSITAIPGFNGFISKGMILDAADPHYYGAPEYEALYWLLMAGAVGTLLSFIKLGYYAFLHGPATTDVKDAKPGQTVGMLSVGVVCLGVGVFWPTFIDLLPFSAELDLHPYSPGHLTDSAVLVAIAVVGFAVIRKPLSALGHVHDVDRVLNPLVFYTGRVSVLAVTETFAAVDRAVVAVVRRCYWLANHPVLAVGRVTRRLPTWLVGDHSPANGGSRASSDRRFDGGTGVAGTNADSESARLYLRTTIGGTIMLIVLALTIVLLVLVFL, encoded by the coding sequence ATGACCCCGGTCGACCTGCTCGCGAGCGTCCCTCCGGCGCTCGTGGTCCTGTTCGCCGCGTTGCTCGTCACCCTCTTCCCACGGACGGCGGGGTATGCGGTGAGCGCGCTCGCGACGATCTACGTCTTCGTCGTCTCGTTGGTCGTCCCACCGGGCGAGTACCTCCCGGTGGTCTTTCTGGGCTTCGACGCCCAGTTACTCCTCGTCGACGACTTCTCGCGACTGCTGGGACTGGGCTTTGGCTTCCTCGGGACCGCCGCGGTGGCCTACGCCGCCTCCAGCGGCCTGCCGAAGTCGTCGATGGCGCTGGTGATGTCCTACGTCGCCTCGGTGGCGGGCGTGATCTTCGCCGGCGACTGGCTCACGATACTGTTCTTCTGGGAGCTGATGGCCGTTACGAGCACACTGGTCGTCTGGGTCTACGGCGGCGACGCCGTCCGGGCGGGCTTTCGCTACGCCATCGCCCACGGTACCGGCGGTGTACTGCTCATTTGGGCGGTCGCCTGGCACTACGTCGAGACCGGCAGCCTCGCACTCGAAGGCGGCATCGCCCCCGGCGCACCCGCGCTGCTCGCGGCGCTCGGGGTCGGTATCAACTGTGCCTTCATCGGACTGCACACCTGGCTGCCCGATACCTATCCGCGCCCGCACATCGCAGCGTCGGTGTTCCTCTCGGTGTTTACCACGAAGAGCTCCGCGTACGTCCTCTATCAGGCGTTCCCCGACGGCCATCTCTATCTCGCCTACATGGGCGGACTGATGGCCGTCTACGGCGCGACCTTCGCGCTGCTCCAACACGACATGCGCGCGCTGTTGTCCTACCACATCCAGGCCCAGCTTGGCTACATCGTCGCCGGGATCGGGATCGGCAGCGCCATCGGGGTCGCCGGCGCGATGGCCCACCTGTTCAACAACATCCTCTTCAAGGCGCTTCTGTTCATGGCCGTCGGCGTCATCATTTATCGTACCGGCGAGGAGGACCTCTACGAACTGGGTGGACTGTGGCGCGAGATGCCCCTGACGGCGCTTGGCTACCTGTTCGGGGCGCTCTCGATCACGGCGATCCCGGGCTTTAACGGCTTCATCAGCAAGGGGATGATCCTCGACGCCGCCGATCCCCATTACTACGGCGCGCCCGAGTACGAGGCGCTGTACTGGCTGCTCATGGCCGGAGCGGTCGGCACCCTCCTGTCGTTCATCAAACTGGGCTACTACGCCTTCCTCCACGGCCCGGCGACGACCGACGTAAAGGACGCCAAACCCGGTCAGACGGTGGGGATGCTCTCGGTCGGCGTCGTCTGTCTCGGGGTCGGGGTCTTCTGGCCCACGTTCATCGACCTGCTGCCGTTCTCGGCCGAGCTCGACCTGCATCCCTACAGCCCGGGACACCTGACCGACTCGGCGGTGCTGGTGGCCATCGCAGTGGTCGGCTTCGCGGTCATTAGAAAACCCCTCTCGGCGCTCGGGCACGTCCACGACGTCGACCGCGTGTTGAACCCGCTGGTCTTCTACACCGGTCGGGTGAGCGTGCTCGCGGTCACCGAGACGTTCGCCGCGGTCGACCGGGCCGTCGTCGCGGTCGTTCGGCGGTGTTACTGGCTCGCCAATCACCCCGTTCTCGCGGTGGGGCGGGTCACCCGACGGCTCCCGACGTGGCTCGTCGGCGATCACAGCCCCGCCAACGGGGGCTCGCGGGCGTCCTCGGATCGCCGGTTCGACGGCGGCACGGGCGTCGCGGGGACGAACGCTGACAGCGAGTCCGCGCGACTCTACCTCCGGACGACTATCGGCGGGACGATCATGCTGATCGTCCTCGCGCTCACGATCGTGCTGCTCGTGCTGGTCTTCCTCTAA
- a CDS encoding MaoC/PaaZ C-terminal domain-containing protein yields MPAEPPREGDTYTHERTFTPEDVRRFGEISGDTQSIHTDPDEEGRLIVQGLLTATIPTKVGGEQEFIARTMEYDFRRPVYTGETITCEWTTETVTEREDRYEASGSAVCRNEEGTVVMSGYFEGIVRK; encoded by the coding sequence ATGCCAGCCGAGCCACCACGGGAGGGCGACACCTATACTCACGAGCGTACGTTCACCCCCGAGGACGTCCGGCGATTCGGGGAGATCTCGGGCGACACCCAGTCGATTCACACCGACCCCGACGAGGAGGGGCGACTGATCGTCCAAGGCCTGCTGACGGCGACCATCCCCACGAAGGTCGGCGGGGAGCAGGAGTTCATCGCCCGGACCATGGAGTACGACTTCCGGCGGCCGGTCTACACGGGCGAGACCATCACCTGCGAGTGGACGACCGAGACCGTCACCGAACGCGAGGACCGGTACGAGGCCAGCGGGAGCGCCGTCTGCCGGAACGAGGAGGGGACGGTCGTGATGTCGGGGTATTTCGAGGGGATCGTTCGGAAGTAG
- a CDS encoding cation:proton antiporter — translation MSLLSDVFIWGAVAFVVLAIAMLYRAVKGPTMQDRVLAVNVLGTNTVVILALLAVGLDESWFLDIALVYALLNFLMSIAISKFTVERGGII, via the coding sequence GTGAGCCTTCTTTCTGACGTCTTCATATGGGGAGCCGTCGCGTTCGTCGTGCTCGCGATCGCGATGCTCTATCGTGCGGTCAAGGGGCCGACGATGCAGGACCGGGTCCTCGCGGTCAACGTTCTGGGGACCAACACCGTGGTGATCCTCGCGTTGCTCGCGGTCGGGCTCGACGAGTCGTGGTTCCTCGACATCGCGCTGGTGTACGCGCTGCTCAACTTCCTGATGTCGATCGCCATCTCGAAGTTCACCGTCGAACGCGGGGGGATCATATGA
- the coaBC gene encoding bifunctional phosphopantothenoylcysteine decarboxylase/phosphopantothenate--cysteine ligase CoaBC, with protein MLSGVNVALGITGSIAAVKTVEIAHELRRRGANVRGVMSPSARGIVHPWSVAFATDNEVVTEITGRVEHVDLCGREGWADVLLIAPATANTVGKIASAIDDTPVTTCATTALGADLPVVIAPAMHEPMYDHPGVLEAIERVEGWGVGFVSPRIEEGKAKIATADAIALATARAATPSALSGERIVVTAGATAESIDPVRVLTNRSSGKTGRAVARACYVAGAEVTLIHALVGPHPLTAGEEADPATYAAVERVESSAELSAAALEAAAGADAYVSVAAISDYTVEPEAEKIRSGQDLSLDLLPSPKVVDAVREEHPDLPIVGFKTETSGDDGAMVEAARAIADRVGMSFVVANDASVMGEEETRTLFVDGDVTERRGSKAEIGAAVAAELGVRIADGVARGEE; from the coding sequence ATGCTCTCGGGAGTGAACGTCGCGCTCGGAATCACGGGGTCGATCGCCGCGGTCAAGACGGTCGAAATCGCCCACGAACTGCGCCGGCGCGGTGCGAACGTCAGGGGGGTGATGAGCCCGAGCGCGCGGGGGATCGTCCACCCCTGGAGCGTCGCGTTCGCCACCGACAACGAGGTCGTCACGGAGATCACGGGGCGGGTCGAACACGTCGACCTCTGTGGCCGGGAGGGGTGGGCCGACGTGCTGTTGATCGCGCCCGCGACGGCCAACACCGTCGGCAAGATCGCGAGCGCGATCGACGACACGCCCGTCACGACGTGTGCGACGACCGCGCTGGGCGCGGACCTGCCGGTCGTGATCGCCCCCGCGATGCACGAGCCGATGTACGACCACCCCGGCGTGCTCGAGGCCATCGAGCGCGTCGAGGGCTGGGGCGTCGGGTTCGTCTCCCCCCGTATCGAGGAGGGGAAAGCGAAGATCGCGACCGCCGACGCCATCGCGCTGGCGACCGCCCGCGCGGCGACACCCTCGGCGCTGTCGGGCGAGCGGATCGTCGTCACGGCGGGTGCGACCGCCGAGTCGATCGATCCGGTGCGGGTGTTGACCAACCGCTCGTCGGGCAAGACCGGGCGGGCGGTCGCGCGGGCCTGCTACGTCGCCGGCGCCGAGGTGACGCTGATCCACGCGCTCGTCGGTCCGCACCCGCTGACCGCGGGCGAGGAGGCGGATCCGGCGACCTACGCCGCGGTCGAACGCGTCGAGAGCAGCGCCGAACTCTCGGCGGCGGCTCTCGAAGCGGCCGCCGGGGCCGACGCGTACGTCTCGGTCGCGGCGATCAGCGACTACACCGTCGAACCCGAGGCCGAGAAGATCCGCTCGGGACAGGACCTCTCGCTCGACCTGCTGCCGAGCCCGAAGGTGGTCGATGCCGTCCGGGAGGAACACCCCGACTTGCCGATCGTCGGGTTCAAGACCGAGACGAGCGGCGACGACGGGGCGATGGTCGAGGCCGCCCGCGCGATCGCCGACCGGGTGGGGATGAGTTTCGTCGTCGCAAACGACGCGAGCGTGATGGGCGAAGAGGAGACCCGCACCCTGTTCGTCGACGGGGACGTCACGGAGCGCCGGGGGTCGAAAGCGGAGATCGGCGCGGCGGTCGCGGCGGAACTCGGGGTCCGCATCGCGGACGGGGTCGCCCGGGGCGAAGAATAA
- the hpt gene encoding hypoxanthine/guanine phosphoribosyltransferase, with the protein MDQLRRSLQDAPIIEKDGYHYFVHPISDGVPMLEPSLLREIVIKIIRKASLENVDKIVTPAAMGIHISTAVSLMTDIPLVVIRKRQYGLEGEVALFQETGYSENQMYINDVEAGDRVLVLDDVLSTGGTLKAITEALGDIGAEVEDVVAVIKKVGGENKIDASPYAVKTLINVDVVDGEVVIVDERGDG; encoded by the coding sequence ATGGATCAGTTGCGCCGGTCGCTGCAGGACGCGCCCATCATCGAGAAGGACGGCTATCACTACTTCGTCCACCCCATCAGCGACGGTGTGCCGATGCTCGAACCCAGTCTGCTTCGTGAGATCGTCATCAAGATCATCCGCAAGGCGAGCCTCGAGAACGTCGATAAGATCGTCACGCCCGCGGCAATGGGCATCCACATCTCGACTGCGGTCTCGCTGATGACGGACATCCCGCTCGTGGTCATCCGAAAGCGCCAGTACGGTCTGGAGGGGGAGGTCGCGCTCTTCCAGGAGACGGGCTACTCGGAGAACCAGATGTACATCAACGACGTCGAGGCCGGCGACCGCGTACTGGTGCTCGACGACGTCCTCAGTACGGGCGGCACCCTGAAAGCGATCACCGAGGCGCTCGGCGACATCGGTGCGGAGGTCGAGGACGTCGTCGCGGTGATCAAGAAGGTCGGCGGCGAGAACAAAATCGACGCCTCGCCGTACGCGGTCAAGACCCTGATCAACGTCGACGTCGTCGATGGGGAGGTCGTCATCGTCGACGAACGGGGCGACGGCTGA
- the mnhG gene encoding monovalent cation/H(+) antiporter subunit G has protein sequence MIETLRVALIVALVVGGVFFTLVSTVGVLRLPDVYARAHTASQTDTLGAGLALAGVALGLGWRAETVFTVLLLVFIFITNPTAAHAIARAAYESGVEPWREDEP, from the coding sequence ATGATCGAGACCCTTCGGGTGGCGCTGATCGTCGCGCTCGTCGTCGGCGGCGTCTTCTTCACGCTCGTCTCGACGGTGGGCGTGCTTCGCCTGCCGGACGTCTACGCGCGGGCCCACACCGCCTCCCAGACCGACACGTTGGGGGCCGGACTGGCGCTCGCGGGGGTCGCGCTCGGACTGGGCTGGCGCGCGGAGACGGTCTTTACCGTCCTGCTGTTGGTCTTCATCTTCATTACGAACCCGACGGCGGCCCACGCCATCGCGCGGGCGGCCTACGAGTCGGGGGTCGAACCCTGGCGGGAGGACGAGCCATGA
- a CDS encoding MnhB domain-containing protein produces the protein MVAVSADGLNDDSYVESQVIMTTVKVVAPFVLTYGLFITFHGADAPGGGFQGGAIIGTVILMIAFAFGIEPTREWLSNAAVVGLIAGGVLAFGTIGLVSMARGGAFLQYDLLPIHHPVRYGIESVEILGIAAIVSGTVIGLFFVTAAGFTAETLARPERSQADRPRGPETGGEE, from the coding sequence GTGGTCGCCGTGAGCGCGGACGGTCTGAACGACGATTCGTACGTCGAGAGTCAGGTAATCATGACGACCGTAAAAGTCGTCGCGCCGTTCGTCCTGACCTACGGCCTCTTCATCACGTTCCACGGGGCCGACGCGCCCGGCGGGGGCTTTCAGGGCGGGGCGATCATCGGGACGGTGATCCTCATGATCGCCTTCGCATTCGGGATCGAACCCACCCGCGAGTGGCTCAGCAACGCCGCGGTCGTCGGGTTGATCGCCGGTGGCGTCCTCGCGTTCGGGACGATCGGACTCGTGTCGATGGCCCGGGGTGGGGCCTTCCTCCAGTACGACCTGCTGCCGATCCACCACCCCGTCCGGTACGGCATCGAGAGCGTCGAGATCCTCGGGATCGCCGCGATCGTCTCGGGCACCGTGATCGGGCTGTTTTTCGTCACGGCCGCGGGCTTTACCGCCGAGACCCTCGCGCGACCCGAGCGCTCGCAGGCGGACCGACCGCGCGGGCCCGAGACGGGGGGTGAGGAGTGA
- a CDS encoding proton-conducting transporter transmembrane domain-containing protein, which produces MVDVASIRPLAAVLVSFLAAGAIVASYRHPNIRDSWSVLAALAKFGIVASMLPGVLSGTVYVWSFGTFLPGVEFALRADPLGLFFALLASFLWIFTAFYATGYMRGLDEPNQTRFFAAFAVSLSTAVGIAFAQNLVTIFVFYELLSVATYPLVAHDEDAEARIAGRKYLAYTFFGGGVFVLAGTVLVFQMAGTVDFVAGGIPALAQAAGTDPWFARLAFGLLVTGFGVKAALMPIHSWLADAMVAPTPVSGLLHAVAVVKSGAFGISRVVLDVYGPDLAADLGVHIPLAIVAAFTLTAASIIALRKDHLKRRLAYSTTAQLSYIVLGLSMLHPYAILGGLFHIPAHAFCKLTLFFCAGSIHVETHTDYISEMAGIGKRMPFTMAAFTVGAAGMAGIPLVAGFVSKYYMLIGGLGAGGIGVIGAEGATMSPLLGTIFSGSLILSGLLNIAYFWPIVYTAYFESENRHDAKPLVEFPMGGKPESYGVSVGRLTDGGKRIEDPEHEDGYAVDQFPSDHTDDPGYEPDDHDDHHGGGPPDEGWERRTPWTESTWLMLAPIGVIATGAIVLGVVPAQAVFFDLAGYIVETVTGVVVP; this is translated from the coding sequence ATGGTTGACGTAGCTAGCATCAGACCGCTCGCGGCCGTCCTCGTCTCGTTTCTCGCGGCGGGGGCGATCGTCGCGTCGTATCGCCATCCCAACATCCGAGATAGCTGGTCGGTTCTGGCCGCGCTAGCGAAGTTCGGGATCGTCGCGAGCATGCTACCGGGCGTGCTCTCGGGGACGGTCTACGTCTGGAGTTTCGGTACCTTCCTCCCCGGCGTGGAGTTCGCCCTGCGTGCGGACCCGCTCGGGCTGTTTTTCGCCCTGCTGGCCTCGTTCCTGTGGATCTTCACGGCGTTTTACGCGACGGGCTACATGCGCGGGCTCGACGAACCCAATCAGACGCGCTTTTTCGCCGCGTTCGCGGTGAGCCTCTCGACGGCCGTCGGCATCGCCTTCGCACAGAACCTCGTGACGATCTTCGTCTTCTACGAGCTGTTGTCGGTCGCGACCTACCCCCTCGTCGCCCACGACGAGGACGCGGAGGCCCGCATCGCCGGCCGGAAGTACCTCGCTTACACCTTCTTCGGCGGCGGCGTGTTCGTGCTCGCGGGCACGGTGCTGGTCTTTCAGATGGCCGGCACCGTCGATTTCGTCGCGGGCGGGATCCCGGCGCTCGCACAAGCGGCCGGCACCGACCCGTGGTTCGCCCGCCTCGCGTTCGGCCTCCTGGTGACGGGATTCGGCGTGAAGGCCGCGCTGATGCCGATCCACTCGTGGCTCGCGGACGCGATGGTTGCGCCGACGCCGGTTTCGGGGCTGTTGCACGCGGTGGCGGTCGTCAAGTCGGGCGCCTTCGGCATCTCGCGGGTGGTCCTCGACGTCTACGGGCCCGACCTCGCTGCGGACCTCGGGGTGCACATCCCGCTTGCGATCGTCGCGGCCTTTACCCTGACTGCGGCCTCGATCATCGCGCTGCGCAAGGACCACCTCAAACGCCGGCTCGCGTACTCGACGACCGCCCAGCTCTCGTATATCGTGCTGGGACTGTCGATGCTGCACCCGTATGCGATCCTCGGCGGACTCTTTCACATCCCCGCCCACGCGTTCTGTAAGCTCACGCTGTTTTTCTGTGCGGGATCGATCCACGTCGAGACCCACACCGACTACATCAGCGAGATGGCCGGGATCGGCAAGCGGATGCCCTTCACGATGGCCGCCTTCACGGTCGGCGCGGCCGGTATGGCCGGCATTCCCCTCGTCGCGGGCTTCGTCAGCAAGTACTACATGCTAATCGGGGGGTTGGGCGCCGGCGGTATCGGCGTCATCGGGGCCGAGGGCGCGACGATGAGCCCGCTGCTGGGGACGATATTCTCGGGATCGTTGATCCTCAGCGGTCTCTTGAACATCGCCTATTTCTGGCCGATCGTCTACACGGCCTACTTCGAGAGCGAGAACCGTCACGACGCAAAACCCCTCGTTGAGTTCCCGATGGGCGGGAAACCCGAGTCCTACGGCGTTAGCGTGGGACGGCTCACGGACGGGGGCAAGCGGATCGAGGACCCCGAACACGAAGACGGCTACGCGGTCGACCAGTTCCCGAGCGATCACACGGACGACCCGGGCTACGAACCCGACGATCACGACGACCACCACGGCGGCGGGCCGCCCGACGAGGGCTGGGAGCGCCGAACCCCGTGGACCGAGAGCACGTGGCTCATGCTCGCCCCCATCGGCGTCATCGCGACCGGCGCGATCGTTCTGGGGGTCGTTCCCGCGCAGGCGGTGTTCTTCGATCTGGCCGGCTACATCGTCGAGACCGTGACGGGGGTGGTCGTCCCATGA
- a CDS encoding cation:proton antiporter subunit C, protein MLELLATRYAYVVFIVLLSVGLYMVIASQNLVKKVIGVNLFQTAIFLFFVAAAYIEGGSAPVVPKDPAGPTAVLVSPLPHVIVLTAIVVGIALTAVGLALIIRIYTEYGTLREDVLREVRADD, encoded by the coding sequence ATGCTCGAACTGCTCGCCACCCGCTATGCCTACGTCGTGTTCATCGTCCTGCTGTCGGTGGGGCTGTACATGGTAATCGCGAGTCAGAACCTCGTCAAGAAGGTCATCGGGGTCAACCTCTTTCAGACCGCGATCTTCCTGTTTTTCGTCGCCGCGGCCTACATCGAGGGCGGCTCCGCGCCGGTGGTGCCCAAGGACCCGGCGGGCCCGACCGCGGTACTGGTCAGCCCGCTGCCCCACGTGATCGTCCTGACGGCCATCGTCGTCGGGATCGCACTCACAGCGGTGGGGCTCGCGCTGATCATCCGGATCTACACCGAGTACGGCACGCTCCGCGAGGACGTCCTCCGGGAGGTGCGTGCGGATGATTGA
- a CDS encoding DUF4040 domain-containing protein, with product MITPIVATLLVFVLVTALATALFRDVLSAIIVFAAYSLGMALVYTYLLAPDVALTEAAIGAGVTTILLLLTIAKTVRPPTDALFESIHVPGAITMGAFALVLGAAVLPAMPAIGAESAPVWSNPEVTQYYLENTYAETGVQNTVAAVLAAYRGFDTFGEAVVVFGAAVAVLLVLDREVFA from the coding sequence ATGATCACGCCCATCGTTGCGACGCTGCTCGTGTTCGTGCTGGTGACGGCACTAGCGACGGCGCTGTTCCGGGACGTGCTCTCGGCGATCATCGTCTTTGCGGCCTACAGTCTGGGGATGGCGCTGGTCTACACCTACCTGCTCGCGCCCGACGTGGCGCTGACGGAGGCGGCCATCGGCGCGGGCGTGACGACGATCCTCCTGCTGTTGACGATCGCCAAAACGGTGCGCCCACCGACGGACGCGCTGTTCGAGTCGATCCACGTCCCCGGTGCGATCACGATGGGGGCGTTCGCGCTCGTTTTGGGGGCGGCGGTCCTGCCCGCGATGCCCGCGATCGGCGCCGAGAGCGCGCCCGTCTGGTCGAACCCCGAGGTGACCCAGTACTACCTCGAAAACACCTACGCCGAGACCGGCGTCCAGAACACCGTCGCGGCGGTGCTGGCCGCCTACCGGGGGTTCGACACCTTCGGTGAGGCGGTCGTCGTCTTCGGGGCCGCCGTTGCCGTGTTGCTCGTCCTCGATCGGGAGGTGTTCGCATGA
- a CDS encoding monovalent cation/H+ antiporter subunit E, whose protein sequence is MATERVLVPVERSVTLRRTVGYATESARAAEGSVEIHFVAAVTDDERTPGGRESVEAAQSLLDRVRAWADEDLGEGSVTVETAVVGADRYLFGPRDYADCLAEYARENDIDRVLIDPEYRPGASAPMLRPIEHRLAERGIEFKEAPVEPKTRRGRLVTAGGASRFFTLFAVAFGFYLVLGDPTYWFDLATGAVAGLIVAVTLDHVTFSSPPSIRRTPVRVARFLVYVPYLLFEIVKANVAVSLVILRPSMPIQPQMTRVRSAVRDGLPLTTLANSITLTPGTLTVRANDRNLLVHTLITDAREDLFDGGLERAVRFVFYGRNAAGIASPEERGDTEILGGEES, encoded by the coding sequence GTGGCGACTGAACGGGTCCTCGTGCCGGTCGAGCGGTCCGTGACGCTCAGACGGACCGTCGGCTACGCTACCGAGTCCGCCCGCGCGGCCGAGGGGAGCGTCGAGATCCACTTCGTCGCCGCGGTGACCGACGACGAGCGGACGCCGGGTGGGCGCGAGTCGGTCGAGGCGGCCCAGTCGCTGCTGGATCGCGTTCGCGCCTGGGCCGACGAGGACCTCGGGGAGGGTTCGGTGACCGTCGAGACGGCCGTCGTCGGGGCCGATCGCTACCTGTTCGGCCCGCGCGATTACGCCGATTGCCTCGCCGAGTACGCCCGGGAAAACGACATCGACCGCGTGCTGATCGACCCGGAGTACCGCCCCGGAGCCAGCGCGCCGATGCTTCGGCCCATCGAACACCGCCTCGCCGAACGCGGCATCGAGTTCAAGGAGGCCCCCGTCGAGCCCAAGACGCGCCGGGGACGGCTCGTCACGGCCGGCGGCGCGAGCCGGTTTTTCACGCTGTTCGCGGTGGCGTTCGGGTTCTATCTCGTCCTCGGGGACCCGACCTACTGGTTCGACCTCGCGACGGGGGCGGTCGCGGGGCTGATCGTCGCGGTCACCCTCGATCACGTGACGTTCTCGTCCCCGCCGTCGATCCGCCGGACGCCGGTTCGGGTGGCGCGATTCCTCGTCTACGTCCCGTATCTCCTCTTCGAGATCGTCAAGGCCAACGTCGCCGTCTCGCTGGTCATCCTGCGGCCGTCGATGCCGATCCAGCCCCAGATGACCCGCGTTCGGTCGGCCGTCCGGGACGGCCTCCCGCTGACGACGCTTGCAAACAGCATCACGCTCACGCCGGGGACGCTGACGGTTCGGGCGAACGACCGGAACCTCCTCGTCCACACGCTGATCACGGACGCCCGCGAGGACCTCTTCGACGGCGGGCTCGAACGCGCGGTGCGGTTCGTCTTCTACGGGCGAAACGCCGCCGGGATCGCCAGCCCCGAGGAGCGCGGCGACACCGAGATCCTCGGAGGTGAGGAGTCGTGA